The Cannabis sativa cultivar Pink pepper isolate KNU-18-1 unplaced genomic scaffold, ASM2916894v1 Contig3, whole genome shotgun sequence genome window below encodes:
- the LOC115712522 gene encoding uncharacterized protein LOC115712522 isoform X1 yields the protein MEEKGERARILLGLSPNCEPNHSQLKAAYRRKVWESHPDLFPPHLKPLAESNFKSISEAYSFLLSPSPEFVGKRGRRRYDRGVPIPRGTQGRHHALLVQFPFLFLVLGTLALGGFIGSRAYTKQKQSYPSHNPFLP from the exons ATGGAGGAGAAGGGGGAAAGGGCTCGAATTTTACTGGGATTGTCTCCCAATTGTGAACCCAATCATTCTCAGCTCAAAGCAGCTTACAGAAGAAAGGTCTGGGAGTCTCATCCTGACCTTTTCCCACCTCATCTCAAGCCTCTTGCTGAGTCTAACTTCAAATCG ATTTCAGAGGCTTACTCTTTCTTGCTCTCACCCTCACCAg AGTTTGTAGGTAAAAGGGGAAGAAGAAGATATGATAGGGGGGTTCCAATTCCAAGGGGGACACAAGGGAGACATCATGCTTTATTAGTTcaattcccattcctatttctTGTACTGGGAACACTTGCACTAGGAGGCTTCATTGGCAGCAG GGCTTACACAAAGCAAAAACAATCCTACCCCTCTCACAATCCATTTCTTCCTTGA
- the LOC115712522 gene encoding uncharacterized protein LOC115712522 isoform X3, giving the protein MEEKGERARILLGLSPNCEPNHSQLKAAYRRKVWESHPDLFPPHLKPLAESNFKSISEAYSFLLSPSPEFVGKRGRRRYDRGVPIPRGTQGRHHALLVQFPFLFLVLGTLALGGFIGSRSSSGRFHL; this is encoded by the exons ATGGAGGAGAAGGGGGAAAGGGCTCGAATTTTACTGGGATTGTCTCCCAATTGTGAACCCAATCATTCTCAGCTCAAAGCAGCTTACAGAAGAAAGGTCTGGGAGTCTCATCCTGACCTTTTCCCACCTCATCTCAAGCCTCTTGCTGAGTCTAACTTCAAATCG ATTTCAGAGGCTTACTCTTTCTTGCTCTCACCCTCACCAg AGTTTGTAGGTAAAAGGGGAAGAAGAAGATATGATAGGGGGGTTCCAATTCCAAGGGGGACACAAGGGAGACATCATGCTTTATTAGTTcaattcccattcctatttctTGTACTGGGAACACTTGCACTAGGAGGCTTCATTGGCAGCAG
- the LOC115712522 gene encoding uncharacterized protein LOC115712522 isoform X2 has translation MEEKGERARILLGLSPNCEPNHSQLKAAYRRKVWESHPDLFPPHLKPLAESNFKSISEAYSFLLSPSPGKRGRRRYDRGVPIPRGTQGRHHALLVQFPFLFLVLGTLALGGFIGSRAYTKQKQSYPSHNPFLP, from the exons ATGGAGGAGAAGGGGGAAAGGGCTCGAATTTTACTGGGATTGTCTCCCAATTGTGAACCCAATCATTCTCAGCTCAAAGCAGCTTACAGAAGAAAGGTCTGGGAGTCTCATCCTGACCTTTTCCCACCTCATCTCAAGCCTCTTGCTGAGTCTAACTTCAAATCG ATTTCAGAGGCTTACTCTTTCTTGCTCTCACCCTCACCAg GTAAAAGGGGAAGAAGAAGATATGATAGGGGGGTTCCAATTCCAAGGGGGACACAAGGGAGACATCATGCTTTATTAGTTcaattcccattcctatttctTGTACTGGGAACACTTGCACTAGGAGGCTTCATTGGCAGCAG GGCTTACACAAAGCAAAAACAATCCTACCCCTCTCACAATCCATTTCTTCCTTGA